A single Vigna radiata var. radiata cultivar VC1973A chromosome 8, Vradiata_ver6, whole genome shotgun sequence DNA region contains:
- the LOC106769601 gene encoding F-box/kelch-repeat protein At3g23880 has product MASPKRGRDGSDGAGGGAGVAATSATPTMPDDLMIEILSRVPVKALMRFRCVSKYWNFFVFDPNLVKLHLERSPRDNPILYTLSEYGEYDDDAHYLHQSSTQSLLENPNSVVGNDGDGIPVFVNYDIVGVCNGLVCLSRIHTNLDEIWVRFWNPATRLSSDESPSCYIECGCANMAFGHDALTDTYKVVAAVMNDPKCHDIELIVHDLGDDCWREIPITEADFPSEFRQTKGVFLNGTLNWVTVLGTGNSKSLVDFCFDLATETYTCFKLPNDVGEGFSELGAFGGCLCLSHIYHRESFAFWQMKEFGVHQSWTLLMNISYNYFEFPRYLIPRPLCLSEDGNILILVCHAEYQLVWCNRRQCQIEHFEIPHKWISLKSTDYVQSLVLPYPTT; this is encoded by the coding sequence ATGGCTTCTCCAAAGAGAGGAAGAGACGGCAGTGACGGTGCCGGTGGCGGTGCTGGGGTTGCTGCTACTTCTGCTACTCCAACTATGCCTGATGATTTGATGATAGAAATACTGTCTCGAGTTCCGGTGAAGGCTCTGATGCGGTTTAGGTGCGTTTCTAAGTATTGGAATTTCTTTGTTTTCGATCCCAATTTAGTGAAACTGCACCTTGAAAGATCCCCAAGAGACAACCCAATCCTGTACACGCTATCCGAGTATGGCGAGTACGACGATGATGCACATTACCTGCACCAATCCTCTACACAAAGCTTACTCGAGAACCCAAATTCGGTTGTTGGCAACGACGGTGACGGTATTCCAGTCTTTGTCAACTACGACATCGTTGGAGTCTGCAATGGATTGGTGTGTCTGAGTAGAATCCATACTAATCTTGACGAAATCTGGGTCCGATTTTGGAATCCTGCCACCAGACTCAGTTCTGACGAATCACCCTCCTGTTACATTGAATGTGGGTGCGCCAACATGGCGTTTGGTCATGATGCTTTAACTGACACTTATAAGGTGGTGGCAGCAGTGATGAATGACCCGAAATGTCACGACATAGAGCTTATAGTTCACGATCTTGGAGATGATTGTTGGAGAGAGATTCCAATTACTGAAGCTGATTTCCCTTCGGAGTTTCGTCAAACCAAGGGAGTGTTTCTGAATGGCACCCTTAACTGGGTGACAGTACTTGGCACTGGTAATTCCAAATCCCTTGTGGATTTTTGCTTTGACTTAGCCACTGAGACGTACACATGCTTTAAACTGCCTAATGATGTGGGGGAAGGTTTCTCAGAACTTGGAGCTTTTGGGGGTTGTCTCTGTCTTTCCCACATTTACCATAGAGAATCTTTTGCTTTCTGGCAAATGAAGGAGTTTGGAGTTCATCAATCTTGGACTTTGTTGATGAACATCAGTTACAATTATTTTGAGTTTCCCAGGTATCTCATTCCGCGTCCCTTGTGCTTGTCTGAAGACGGGAATATCCTGATCCTGGTATGCCATGCAGAATACCAACTTGTTTGGTGTAATAGGAGACAATGCCAAATAGAGCATTTTGAAATTCCCCATAAATGGATATCGCTCAAATCTACAGATTACGTTCAGAGCTTGGTGTTGCCTTATCCTACTACCTGA
- the LOC106769602 gene encoding uncharacterized protein ycf45 isoform X1 has product MVVTNCWCSSSWLPLSLRLPWNLKAARMPLSLKLKCEAFSEGSGCLVHNDQADLQALLQILPSDLHQTLLDQTNRSQLLEVVLDLGRFPEARYLGEHGRHCLRNTEVTVKELEYAEQAVGEFGKDNRAGIEGTLHRVSAIRSRNGHIVGLTCRVGRAITGQIDMVYDLLQYGKSILFVGRPGVGKTTVMREIARVLSEELHKRVVVVDTSNEIGGDGNIPHAAIGGARRMQVREPSMQHRVMIEAVENHMPEVIIVDEIGTEAEAHACRSIAERGIILIGTAHGQKLENIIKNPTLSDLIGGIEIVTLGDAEAKARNCPKTVLERKAPPTFDFLIEMRDRHYWLTHQTDKSVDMLLRGKSPQVEVRRKDEKCKVVIEKSKAYDKCL; this is encoded by the exons ATGGTAGTTACGAACTGTTGGTGTTCCTCTTCGTGGCTGCCTCTGTCACTACGGCTGCCATGGAATTTGAAGGCAGCAAGAATGCCACTGTCACTGAAATTGAAATGTGAAGCTTTTTCTGAAGGCTCTGGTTGTCTTGTTCACAACGACCAAGCCGATTTGCAAGCTCTCTTACAGATCCTTCCATCTGATTTGCATCAAACTCTCCTTGATCAAACTAATCGTTCTCAACTTCTGGAG GTTGTATTGGATTTGGGTCGTTTTCCAGAAGCACGTTATTTAGGAGAGCATGGACGTCACTGTTTAAGGAACACAGAG GTAACTGTGAAGGAGTTGGAATATGCTGAACAAGCTGTTGGAGAGTTTGGCAAGGACAATAGAGCTGGAATTGAGGGTACTTTGCACAGAGTATCTGCAATTAGGAGTAGGAATGGTCACATAGTTGGCTTGACTTGTCGTGTCGGAAGAGCAATCACTGGCCAGATTGACATGGTCTATGACCTGCTTCAATACGGGAAGAGCATTTTGTTTGTTGGAAG GCCTGGGGTTGGCAAAACTACTGTTATGCGTGAAATTGCTCGGGTGCTGTCTGAAGAGCTTCACAAAAGAGTG GTGGTTGTTGATACCAGCAATGAAATTGGGGGTGATGGCAATATCCCACATGCAGCAATCGGTGGAGCACGAAGAATGCAGGTGCGGGAGCCATCAATGCAACACAGAGTGATGATTGAGGCAGTGGAAAATCACATGCCCGAGGTGATTATAGTTGATGAGATTGGCACCGAAGCTGAAGCTCATGCTTGCCGATCAATTGCCGAGCGCGGGATCATTCTTATTGGGACTGCTCATGGACAGAAGCTTGAGAATATCATCAAGAATCCTACCCTTTCTGATCTg ATTGGCGGGATAGAAATTGTTACTCTGGGAGATGCAGAAGCCAAGGCAAGAAATTGTCCGAAGACAGTTCTTGAGAGGAAAGCACCTCCAACATTTGATTTCTTAATTGAGATGAGAGATAGACACTACTGGCTCACACATCAG ACTGACAAAAGTGTAGATATGTTGCTTCGGGGAAAAAGTCCACAGGTTGAG
- the LOC106769602 gene encoding uncharacterized protein ycf45 isoform X2 — translation MVVTNCWCSSSWLPLSLRLPWNLKAARMPLSLKLKCEAFSEGSGCLVHNDQADLQALLQILPSDLHQTLLDQTNRSQLLEVVLDLGRFPEARYLGEHGRHCLRNTEVTVKELEYAEQAVGEFGKDNRAGIEGTLHRVSAIRSRNGHIVGLTCRVGRAITGQIDMVYDLLQYGKSILFVGRPGVGKTTVMREIARVLSEELHKRVVVVDTSNEIGGDGNIPHAAIGGARRMQVREPSMQHRVMIEAVENHMPEVIIVDEIGTEAEAHACRSIAERGIILIGTAHGQKLENIIKNPTLSDLIGGIEIVTLGDAEAKARNCPKTVLERKAPPTFDFLIEMRDRHYWLTHQNYMGQLKGQVG, via the exons ATGGTAGTTACGAACTGTTGGTGTTCCTCTTCGTGGCTGCCTCTGTCACTACGGCTGCCATGGAATTTGAAGGCAGCAAGAATGCCACTGTCACTGAAATTGAAATGTGAAGCTTTTTCTGAAGGCTCTGGTTGTCTTGTTCACAACGACCAAGCCGATTTGCAAGCTCTCTTACAGATCCTTCCATCTGATTTGCATCAAACTCTCCTTGATCAAACTAATCGTTCTCAACTTCTGGAG GTTGTATTGGATTTGGGTCGTTTTCCAGAAGCACGTTATTTAGGAGAGCATGGACGTCACTGTTTAAGGAACACAGAG GTAACTGTGAAGGAGTTGGAATATGCTGAACAAGCTGTTGGAGAGTTTGGCAAGGACAATAGAGCTGGAATTGAGGGTACTTTGCACAGAGTATCTGCAATTAGGAGTAGGAATGGTCACATAGTTGGCTTGACTTGTCGTGTCGGAAGAGCAATCACTGGCCAGATTGACATGGTCTATGACCTGCTTCAATACGGGAAGAGCATTTTGTTTGTTGGAAG GCCTGGGGTTGGCAAAACTACTGTTATGCGTGAAATTGCTCGGGTGCTGTCTGAAGAGCTTCACAAAAGAGTG GTGGTTGTTGATACCAGCAATGAAATTGGGGGTGATGGCAATATCCCACATGCAGCAATCGGTGGAGCACGAAGAATGCAGGTGCGGGAGCCATCAATGCAACACAGAGTGATGATTGAGGCAGTGGAAAATCACATGCCCGAGGTGATTATAGTTGATGAGATTGGCACCGAAGCTGAAGCTCATGCTTGCCGATCAATTGCCGAGCGCGGGATCATTCTTATTGGGACTGCTCATGGACAGAAGCTTGAGAATATCATCAAGAATCCTACCCTTTCTGATCTg ATTGGCGGGATAGAAATTGTTACTCTGGGAGATGCAGAAGCCAAGGCAAGAAATTGTCCGAAGACAGTTCTTGAGAGGAAAGCACCTCCAACATTTGATTTCTTAATTGAGATGAGAGATAGACACTACTGGCTCACACATCAG AATTATATGGGGCAATTGAAAGGCCAGGTAGGGTAG